A region of Vitis vinifera cultivar Pinot Noir 40024 chromosome 13, ASM3070453v1 DNA encodes the following proteins:
- the LOC100247919 gene encoding thaumatin-like protein: protein MRTSLHLFSFLYFLISLSCTDGTQLIVVNNCKESIWPGILGSAGHPSPKDGGFHLCSGEQVTIEVPEGWSGRIWGRQGCCFDQAGKGSCQTGDCAGLLHCQGTGGQPPATLVEMTFGTSKSALHFYDVSLVDGFNLPISMTPVGGGVGCGVAECETNLNICCPSALEVKREGKVVGCKSACLAAKSDRYCCTGEFANPKSCKPTVFAHLFKAICPRAYSYAYDDSSALKTCRAPRYAITFCPPK from the exons ATGCGGACTTCCTTGCATCTCTTCTCCTTCCTCTACTTTCTCATTTCTCTCTCCTGTACAg ATGGGACTCAACTCATAGTAGTGAACAACTGCAAGGAGAGCATATGGCCTGGAATCTTAGGCAGTGCAGGCCACCCATCCCCTAAAGATGGCGGTTTCCATCTCTGCAGCGGCGAGCAAGTGACCATTGAAGTCCCTGAGGGGTGGTCAGGCAGAATATGGGGAAGACAGGGCTGCTGCTTCGACCAAGCTGGTAAAGGCTCCTGCCAAACCGGAGACTGTGCAGGGCTTTTACACTGCCAGGGCACAGGCGGACAACCACCAGCAACCCTTGTTGAAATGACATTTGGAACCTCCAAATCAGCCTTACATTTCTATGATGTGAGTCTGGTTGATGGGTTCAACCTGCCTATTTCAATGACCCCAGTGGGCGGTGGTGTAGGATGTGGCGTGGCTGAGTGTGAGACCAACTTGAATATTTGCTGCCCATCTGCTTTGGAGGTTAAACGTGAAGGAAAGGTGGTGGGTTGCAAGAGTGCCtgtttggctgcgaaatcagatAGGTATTGTTGCACTGGAGAGTTTGCTAACCCGAAGAGTTGCAAGCCAACAGTTTTTGCTCATCTCTTCAAGGCCATTTGCCCCCGGGCTTATAGCTATGCCTACGATGATTCTAGTGCACTTAAGACATGCAGGGCCCCTCGGTATGCTATTACCTTCTGCCCTCCCAAATGA
- the LOC100258175 gene encoding uncharacterized protein LOC100258175, whose translation MALAPQPIASSLEPLPITSQKHDPAWKHCQMFKNGDRVQLKCLYCGKVFKGGGIHRIKEHLAGQKGNASTCLRVSPDVRLLMQQSLDGVVVKKKKKQKIAEEITSISPLPTSEMDTFGNQCDVNSGLQLLAVPETLEPDSSLLVTREEGKTNRGTDRRKRGRVKRADKSAIPDAVAINSIALDSKRGNNQVHMAIARFLYDAGVPLEAVNSVYFQQMINAIASGGPGVAAPSYQDLRGWILKNSVEEVKNDIDQYMGTWARTGCSVLVDQWNTHNGRILINILAHCPEGIMFLRSVDVSDIMNSADALYELLKEVVEEVGVRNVLQVITNGEEQYLVAGKRLSDTFPTLYWAPCASRCLDLMLEDFGKLEWINATLEQAKSIARFVYNHNVVLNMMRRYTFGNDIVAPGMTRFATNFMTLKRMVDLKQNLQDMITSQEWMDCPCSKKPGGLEMLDLISNHSFWSSCILIVHLTDPLLRVFRIVGNEKRPAMGYVYAGIYRAKETIKKQLVKKEDYIVYWNIIDNRWEQQWHVPLHAAGFYLNPKFFYSIEGDIHNEIVSGMLDCIERLVPDTIIQDKIMKELNTYKNSIGDFGRKMAIRARDTLLPAEWWSTYGGSCPNLARLAIRVLSQPCSSIVNKRNQIPFEQMHDSRNCLEHQRLIDLVFVQYNLRLMQIVQMNREHDPRDPISFDSSNVVDDWVSGKEACLQDYGTSDWMALDPPSGNTMLLGPSNDEAEDLGAGFDDDEIFNRVKDVEEDNIEDNVVSQ comes from the exons ATGGCGTTGGCGCCCCAACCTATAGCTTCCAGTTTGGAACCACTACCTATTACCTCCCAAAAACATGACCCGGCATGGAAGCATTGTCAAATGTTCAAGAATGGGGACAGGGTGCAGCTCAAGTGTTTGTATTGTGGAAAAGTGTTTAAAGGTGGTGGGATTCATAGGATTAAGGAACACCTTGCGGGCCAAAAGGGTAATGCATCTACGTGCCTTAGAGTGTCACCTGATGTTCGGCTTCTGATGCAACAGAGTTTAGATGGGGTtgtagtgaagaagaagaagaagcaaaagaTTGCGGAAGAGATAACGAGCATAAGTCCACTGCCTACTAGTGAGATGGACACCTTTGGCAATCAATGTGATGTGAATTCTGGACTACAATTATTAGCTGTTCCTGAGACACTTGAACCTGATTCAAGTCTATTAGTAACTAGAGAAGAAGGAAAGACCAATAGAGGAACAGATAGAAGGAAGCGAGGGAGAGTAAAAAGAGCAGATAAAAGTGCAATTCCTGATGCTGTTGCTATTAATAGTATTGCATTAGATTCAAAAAGGGGAAACAATCAGGTCCATATGGCAATAGCACGGTTTTTATATGATGCTGGGGTACCTCTTGAGGCGGTAAACTCGGTTTATTTCCAACAAATGATCAATGCAATTGCTTCAGGAGGACCAGGGGTTGCTGCACCCTCATATCAAGATCTTAGGGGTTGGATTCTGAAGAACTCAGTTGAAGAAGTGAAGAATGATATTGACCAATACATGGGGACATGGGCAAGGACTGGTTGTTCTGTTTTAGTAGACCAATGGAATACACACAATGGCAGGATCTTGATAAACATTTTGGCACATTGTCCTGAAGGAATTATGTTCTTGAGATCTGTGGATGTGTCAGACATAATGAATTCTGCTGATGCTCTGTATGAATTGCTTAAGGAAGTGGTGGAAGAAGTGGGGGTAAGGAATGTGTTGCAAGTGATTACTAATGGTGAAGAACAGTACCTTGTTGCAGGGAAAAGGTTATCTGATACTTTCCCTACTCTATATTGGGCTCCATGTGCATCTCGTTGCTTAGATTTGATGCTTGAGGATTTTGGGAAACTTGAGTGGATAAATGCAACACTTGAACAGGCTAAATCTATTGCAAGGTTTGTCTATAATCATAATGTTGTTCTGAATATGATGAGAAGGTATACTTTTGGCAATGATATTGTAGCACCAGGAATGACTCGTTTTGCTACAAACTTTATGACACTGAAACGAATGGTGGATCTTAAACAAAATTTGCAGGACATGATTACTTCACAGGAGTGGATGGACTGCCCATGTTCAAAGAAACCAGGGGGGTTGGAAATGTTGGATCTCATAAGTAACCATTCATTCTGGTCCTCATGCATCCTAATTGTCCATTTGACAGATCCACTCTTGCGAGTTTTCAGAATTGTTGGCAATGAAAAAAGACCTGCAATGGGATATGTTTATGCAGGAATATATCGAGCCAAAGAAACAATTAAGAAACAACTTGTTAAGAAGGAGGATTATATCGTCTATTGGAATATTATAGACAACAGGTGGGAACAACAATGGCATGTTCCGCTCCATGCTGCAGGTTTCTACCTTAATCCCAAGTTCTTTTATAGTATTGAAGGAGATATACATAATGAGATAGTGTCAGGAATGCTTGATTGTATAGAAAGATTAGTTCCTGATACCATAATTCAGGATAAAATCATGAAAGAGCTAAATACGTACAAGAATTCTATTGGAGATTTTGGGAGGAAGATGGCAATTAGAGCTAGAGATACTCTGCTTCCTG CTGAATGGTGGTCAACATATGGAGGCAGTTGCCCAAATTTGGCACGTTTGGCCATCCGTGTTCTGAGTCAACCTTGCAGTTCAATTGTAAATAAGCGAAATCAGATCCCTTTTGAGCAGATGCATGACTCAAGAAACTGCCTAGAGCATCAACGTCTCATTGACCTTGTGTTTGTTCAGTACAACTTGCGATTGATGCAAAT TGTCCAGATGAACAGAGAACATGATCCAAGGGACCCTATCTCTTTTGACAGCAGTAATGTTGTTGATGACTGGGTCTCGGGGAAGGAAGCATGCTTGCAGGATTATGGGACTTCAGACTGGATGGCACTTGATCCACCTTCAGGCAACACTATGCTTTTAGGACCTTCAAATGATGAAGCTGAAGATTTAGGCGCAG GATTTGATGATGATGAGATTTTCAATAGGGTAAAAGATGTCGAGGAGGATAATATTGAGGACAATGTAGTAAGCCAGTAG
- the LOC100263312 gene encoding L-type lectin-domain containing receptor kinase S.4 — translation MAEALKLFWVFVFFLSNPVLSQLDEFFYDSFHGAGNNLSLNGVAKIEKNGMLRLTNDVARWFGRGFYPSPIRFKNSSGGKAFSFSTAFAFAIVPQYPTLGGHGLAFAITSTKELPGALPRQYLGLLNATDNGNSTNHVFAVEFDTVQDFEFNDISDNHVGIDLNSMTSYASANASYFSDNSTKEYLNLKGGKTIQAWIDYDGQRDQLNVFLSPHSTKPTSPILSCGVNLSSILKEFMYVGFSASTGLLASSHYVLGWRFKMNGVAESLDLSSLPKLPGPKRNNTPLIIGVSVAATSMIVFAVALAFYLIRKIKNADVIEAWELDIGPHRFSYQELKKATRGFRDKELIGFGGFGKVYKGTLRNSNTQVAVKRISHESKQGMREFVSEIASIGRLRHRNLVQLLGWCRRRGDLLLVYDYMPNGSLDKYLFDTSKSTLSWEQRFKIIKGVASGLLYLHEEWEQTVIHRDIKAGNILLDSELNGRLGDFGLAKLYEHGSNPSTTRVVGTLGYLAPELTRTGKPTRSSDVFAFGALLLEVVCGRRPVEAKALPEELILVDWVWERWREGAILDVVDPRLKGEYDEVEVVVVLKLGLMCSNNSPAVRPSMRQVLRYLEGEVALPEELSAPDAYDKKGGGAGDGFEFEDYVHSYPASSCFEKVSTWSSAVDDVDVESSSVSPLVT, via the coding sequence ATGGCAGAAGCTCTCAAGCTCTTCTGGGTCTTCGTCTTTTTCCTCTCAAACCCGGTTCTCTCCCAGCTGGATGAGTTCTTCTATGACAGCTTCCATGGTGCAGGGAATAACTTGAGTCTAAACGGTGTTGCAAAGATTGAGAAGAATGGCATGCTTCGCTTGACGAACGATGTCGCTAGATGGTTTGGTCGTGGCTTTTATCCGTCTCCGATCCGGTTCAAGAACTCCAGTGGTGGGAAAGCTTTCTCCTTCTCAACAGCCTTTGCTTTCGCAATTGTGCCCCAGTATCCGACACTGGGAGGCCATGGGCTTGCTTTTGCGATTACATCCACGAAAGAGCTCCCAGGGGCTCTTCCCAGACAGTATCTAGGTCTGCTCAATGCCACCGACAATGggaattcaaccaaccatgtgTTTGCTGTGGAGTTCGACACTGTTCAGGACTTTGAATTCAATGATATCAGTGATAATCATGTCGGCATCGATCTCAATAGTATGACATCCTACGCTTCTGCTAACGCTTCATATTTCAGCGATAATTCGACAAAGGAGTATCTTAATCTCAAGGGCGGGAAGACAATTCAGGCATGGATAGATTATGATGGACAAAGGGATCAGTTGAATGTATTCCTTTCGCCTCATTCAACGAAACCCACCTCCCCAATCTTGTCTTGCGGTGTGAATCTTTCATCAATCCTCAAGGAATTTATGTATGTGGGCTTCTCTGCTTCCACTGGTCTTCTTGCCAGCTCTCACTATGTCTTGGGATGGAGGTTCAAGATGAACGGTGTGgcagaatcactggatctctcATCCCTCCCTAAGCTCCCTGGCCCTAAAAGGAACAATACACCTTTAATTATAGGTGTTTCTGTTGCTGCTACTTCTATGATAGTTTTCGCAGTTGCCTTGGCTTTCTATCTGAtcagaaagataaaaaatgcgGATGTGATTGAGGCGTGGGAGCTCGATATTGGCCCACACAGATTCTCCTACCAAGAGCTGAAGAAGGCGACCAGGGGTTTTAGGGACAAAGAGCTAATTGGGTTTGGTGGATTTGGCAAGGTTTATAAGGGAACTCTACGGAATTCCAACACTCAAGTTGCAGTTAAACGAATTTCGCACGAATCAAAACAGGGTATGAGGGAATTTGTTTCTGAAATTGCTAGTATTGGCCGTCTTCGCCACAGGAACTTGGTTCAGCTCCTAGGATGGTGTCGTAGAAGAGGTGATTTGCTACTTGTCTATGATTATATGCCTAATGGAAGCTTGGATAAGTACCTTTTCGACACATCCAAATCAACTCTCAGTTGGGAACAGAGGTTCAAGATCATCAAAGGTGTAGCTTCAGGCCTTCTTTACTTGCATGAAGAATGGGAGCAAACTGTAATTCACAGAGACATCAAGGCAGGAAATATTTTGTTGGATTCTGAGTTAAATGGTAGACTCGGCGATTTTGGCCTTGCTAAGTTATATGAGCACGGCTCAAACCCGAGCACCACAAGGGTTGTGGGCACACTGGGGTATCTGGCACCAGAGCTTACACGCACAGGGAAGCCAACAAGAAGTTCGGACGTGTTTGCATTTGGTGCATTGTTACTAGAGGTGGTTTGTGGTAGAAGACCTGTGGAGGCCAAAGCTCTGCCTGAAGAGCTGATATTGGTGGATTGGGTGTGGGAGAGGTGGAGGGAGGGTGCAATTCTTGATGTGGTGGATCCAAGATTGAAGGGTGAGTATGATGAAGTAGAGGTAGTGGTGGTGCTGAAACTGGGTTTGATGTGTTCCAACAATTCCCCTGCTGTGCGCCCCTCTATGAGGCAGGTTCTAAGGTACTTGGAAGGGGAGGTGGCCTTGCCGGAGGAGTTGAGTGCACCAGATGCATATGATAAAAAGGGTGGTGGTGCAGGTGATGGTTTTGAGTTTGAGGATTATGTGCATTCTTATCCCGCATCATCGTGTTTTGAGAAGGTGAGCACGTGGTCATCGGCTGTGGATGATGTTGATGTTGAATCTAGTTCAGTTTCCCCTCTTGTCACGTAG